The Eulemur rufifrons isolate Redbay chromosome 12, OSU_ERuf_1, whole genome shotgun sequence DNA window atttcaggtaaCTCCAATAGACAATTTCCTGTGATTCTTGGGTAAACTTTTTATGCAAATACCACCATATACATACATGAATATGTATATCCATGTGGTTTATTGACATAAAAAGGGTATATCACATACACTACCAAATAAAACTCTCTAATATGGTTTAATATCTAAGAGAGGAAAGACCCTTTTCTTACTGTTTCAGAATTAATTATTTTGACAgagataaaatttagaattattttataagattttctcCAACATTTCCAAATGTTGGAGACTCTGGACTTTGTAAATACTACCTTAAGAAATTAATATAGGTTCTGTTcagttggggagaaaaaaaaattaatataggaAGGATTGAGAGCTTTTCAATATTCAATAGTTCTCTTATCAAAGAAGATAGTATTTGAGGTCAAGTGTTATATTATGACTTTGtcaagattttttatttatttatttttttcaggtaaaCATTCCTATTCCTTATCAAAGTTTCTTTGTATTGTGGGTCTTTTTgtaattctattttctaatttgttgtgTCTACGTGTTTTAATGTTCATCTGGACATATTGATTTTTAAGTATTGCTGTTTAAACCttggggcttttaaaaatatatacagtccCATCTAAAATAAGGATTGTTGTGTTGGGCTCTTCTAAGAGTCTTGCcgctttattttctttcctgtcttgaTGCCAGAACTTTAAGAACGATGCTTACTCTGAAAGTGACGTGTCGCAGGTATCACAGACGGCTGGCTGTCAGGCCGCACTGGAATCCGAGATTCCTGACACTGACCCAGGGCGTCCCCACTGTGTGTTCCAGGGACAGGCAGAAGCTGAAGGGCCTCACAGGAGGAGGCTGCTGGTTCCAGCAAACGGCGCCGACCCCACTGACAGTAAGTGTTTTGTTCCTGGGGATGCAGCAGGAGGACAGGGAAAAGGGACAGTGTCCTAACTGCCATCCCCACAGCTGACAGGGCTCTTCCAGGGCATTCAGTGCTCGAAGCAGGGGATCCTATGCTATTGTCACTGGACCCTAAATGCCCCTCTCCCACCTCTTGTAACCCCCACGCTACACCACCCTCTCTGCACCCTAACAAGGACCCTAACAGCTCTGTCTGTGCCCTCGCccacctcttccctcttccctcgtTCAAGGCCTGCTTCAGCCCCCCTAGGGCTGCCCTGCACAGCACCCACTGGCCCCAGCAGGTGACTGAGCACTCGACCTGTGTCTGGCCCAGTTTGCTGAGTTGCAGTGTAAATTGCAGACACAATTTCAAAGATttgatgcaagaaaaaaaaagggggggggataTCTCACtgatcattttttatatattaattgcATATTAagattatgttttatatatattgagTCAGTACCTTACGCTAAAACAATatcacttatttcttttcattttctttaaatgagaCTGTTAGAAGGCGCAGCCTCATATTCCTGGCTGTCTTCTGTCCCTAAGGCCGGCGGTGCGGGTGCGCAGCGCCTCTGCAGACGCTCTCACTGAACCCCCACACAGGCTTGGGCTGGGTGGGGTTGCTGTGTTTTAAGGTTCACTTCGTGCTCACAGTCTGTCTCCCCACCTGGTCCTCGCAGTGAGGCTGAGCTGGGTGTGAACCAGAGAccctcccagcccaggccctgggctttCCCCAGGTGCTGGGATGGCCACCCTGGGACCTGCTCCCGTGACAAGCGCAGCCAAGCAGCTTCCCTCCTCTGAGTCCCTGCTGCACCCACTCTCTGCCCCACCCTCCGGCTCGCACCCCACATTGCTTTCTGCCTCCACAGctccctccatcctccccagGAGGCTGCAGCCCTGCCCGAGGGCAGGATTCTCTGGTGACCTTGACATCCGCTCCCACCCAGCACCTTGGGTACAGGTGGGGTCCCAGCAGTATGGGCTGGTTCTCTGTGGATGGGGAGCAGGTCAGGACGCTGAAGCCCCAGGTCCCCCCGCAGGGGAGCTCACTGGGTTCTAGGGTTCTAGGCCAGATGCAGGATCCTCTGCCCTTCCTGGACTGAGGCCAAACTTACCTGACTGTCTCTGTGGCTTTTCTCCACCTAGCTCTGAGGCTGTCCTTTGACTACTTCTCAcatgttgtgccctttaactcctGGAACTCGCTCATGAGGCTGATGGGACTGACGGACAATGACATCCAAGTGGCCAGAGCCTCTGCAGCCTGCACGGAGGACGCCTTGTACGAAATGCTCATGCGATGGGTCAAGAAGGTGGGGCGGAAGGCCTCGGTGCACAGCCTGCTGGAGGCCTTGGAGAGGCTGGGAGAAAGATATGCAAAGGAGACCATCGAGGCCCACCTGGTGGGCTCCGGGATGTTCATCTATCGAGAAGATGAGGCAGGCTCTGCTGTGTCCTAATTGGGAAAGAATCTCCGTAGAAGCTCTCCAGAGCTTCCCtagtttacctttttttcttgggaaaaaaGCACCATTGGACAACAAGCATACAGCAAACAGAAATTTCACATGATTCGTACTTGAAAAAACTCATCCAGTATACAGAATGTCCTAGAACTTTTTCAGCAATACTTTATTTCGTATAGTTCTAGgtttgtgtatgtgttgtgtATTGTTTAAGGATGTCATTCTTCTGTTTatggtactttttcttttcttttcttttcttttcttttttttttttgagacagagtctcactctgttgcccgggctagagtgccatggtgtcagcctagctcatggcaatctcaaactcctgggctcaagcaatccttctgcctcagcctcccgagtagccgtgactacagccatgcgccaccatgcccagctaattttttctatatatttttagttgtccagataatttctttctgtttgcttATGGTACTTTTTCATCCCAAGAAAAATTGCACTTTTTACTTGTATTGTATTTTAAGAGCCatactattattaatagtatgtgGGTATTTACTTATGTTCAAATAGTGTTTTATATgatagtgaatatttatttatttatgggtgACATATGCAAGTAAGTGAGCACTCAAGGAGAACTAGATCTGTGTGAAGCCCTATGTGCAGTTGGCCCATGTCCTGGGAAGTCATACTTGGATCCCTCTTATGGGAAGGATGGCATATGGGTTAGATCAGAGGTGGCAAATAGGTTCTATGTCATGTCCCATTACCAGGGAATGGCAGTGACCTTGAGCTTGATTTGggctcaggagagagagaggacagggatCTGTCCTCAATGTCTGCCACGGTCTCAGGCAGGAAGAGTGGTCGGTGCTCAGGAATGGTGTGACATGTTTACTAACTCACAACTCCATGGCCCCTCCAACTTCTGGTGATCTGTGACACTGAGCCCCGGAGCTGCATTTAGAGGTGCAGATTCCCTATTTGGGGAGCTGAGCCCCTCTGTAAGCATCTGAATTCTGTATAAGATACTTAGCACAGAAATGCCAGTTCTTAACTACTGTGGCAACAGGGCCTAGAATAGCTGACACACCCAGGCTGTCTCCTTgtgtcactttctcttttttataaaaaaccTCAGTAACCATTTCAGTCCTCTTTCCAGCAAACTCTTCTCCCTAGTATTGCAGCCATGGAGGGATCATTTATGGAGGCTGTAGTTCTCAGGGGGTTTGGTCTTTTGCATCTCAAGGCCTTGTGTGTTTCTTTGTGCCAAGGCTGGGGTGGCAGGGCCCAAGCTGGAATTGCGTGAAGCTGTAGGCACACTCAGGGTAGGAGCCCGTGGAGTTTTAGGAAGGGGCGGCCCGCTGGCTTCCCATTCACAACCCTTTCGCACTTCAACCCAGGGTTCCATGTGCTGCCCCCTCCACCTCCCGGAAGGCACAGGATAGTCCCACCTCCTGGTCTTTGGCTCTATGGGTCCTTCTGTGCAGGATGCTCTGCCCTCATATCTCAGGAAGCCACCCAGCTTTCAGCCCCTGTCCCTTTCTCATAGGACTTCTTTATTACCCTtatcagtgtttattttatactcattctttctttttttttttgagacagagtctcactctgttgcccaggctagagtgccgtggcgttagcctagctcacagcaacctcaaactcctgggttcgagcaatccttctgcctcagcctcccaagtagctgtgactacaggcatgcgccaccatgcccggctaattttttctatatatacttttttggttgtctggctaatttctttctgtttttagtagagacgggggtctcgctcttgctcaggctggtcttgaactcctgacctcaagcgatcctcctgcctcggcctcccagagtgccaggattacaggcgtgagccaccgcgcccggccatattcattcttttcaaataaactgtgacaggggggtgggggggtatgcacaatatatataacctaaacttttgtaccttcataatatgctgaaataaaacaaacaaacaaaaaaaactgtgaCAACATGAAGTTGCTTAGGGtcttttgttggttggtttggtTTCGTTTAATACCCAGGCCAAATAGCACATGACACAGGAGAGGCACTTCAGTGTTTCCTTCGTGGTTGGGTGTCCTTTGCCGCTACTGCTCAGCGGAAGGTCCCCACTGGAATCTGCTGGTGGTATTAAGCAATGCGAAGGAGCCAATTAGatacaaaatattaatgtatttatgaATTCATGACCAAATTAAATATGAAACCTTATATAAAAAGAGGTGTGGTTTTTGTTGTTCGTTTGGGTTTTTTGCCCCCATCCTCCCATTCTCTGAACCGGCTTCTGGGGACAGGGTCCAGCGTGCGTTCTTGCTGTCTTGCTGCTTTCCTCCCCTCTGTGCCTTCAGGCTTTGCCCTGCACAGGGGTGTTTCCTGCTTCTGACTCCCTGGACTTTAAAGTGCCAGGTTCATGGGGACTTCCTTCCCCTCTgtctcccacctgccctcccctgTGGGTGCAGGGACAGCCCCccggccaccccccccccccccggggtgGTTCTCTGGGCTGCACCTGGGGCTGCCAAGTACGGCTAACTGGCTCTGAGAGAGCTGTTGGGAAGGGAGGTGGGTCCCTGAGGGGCGAGCTGGCCCTGGCTGCTGGGGAAGTCCTGTGGCCACCCTCCTGTAGGCTCCCCCAACCCTCGGCCGACATCCTCATCCATGGACCCAGGTTGCTCAGTCCTGCAAATGCCTGGGAGAAACACTTCCCTTTCCCTTGCACTTGAGGACCCAACAGTCCCTCTCACCTACAGTTCCTGGAGGCCCAGGCATGCCCACACTGTCCCCCTCCCTCAGAGGGAAGGTGCAGGGTGCTGCACCGGGCTCTCCCCCTACAGCTTCccttctgcccctgcccctgggctccTCAACCTGGCTTGAAGCCCTGGACAGAGCTCAGCTGCAAAGAGGCCCACCAGCCTGTAGAGGGCAGCCCACGATTAGCTTCCCAGCCAGCCACCCTGGAGGACCCCGCAGTCACAGCCTGGGATTGTCCCTGGCTTAGACAACATGGATTCACCCCATTGTTAGACCCGCTTGTCTTTCCACTGCCTGTTCTTCCTCTTGATGAGGATTTAACCTCAGCTCTCCAGGTGCTGACACCACCCACCCGCTGCAGAGGTTGCCTTTGCTCTATCCCAGACCTAACCAGCATTCTGCTGAGGAGTCCAACCCGGTCCCTGGGACCTAGTCAGTCCCTCTCAGCTGAGCATCTTTCTCAGGTGAGTGGACTCCTGAGCTCTGAGCCCCTAAGCCCAGggcctcctggctctgcccctcatCAGTGGGACCCGATCTTTTAAATCTAAAAAGGGTGTGGGGTGATGAAATATGTGTCAGGGTTAGAAAACGGGAAAGGGTCAGTCATGGCCCAGCTTCTGCCCCATGGGGGCTGCGAGCTACTGTTTTAACCCAACAATCCTCAGTCCCGTCCTCCTCTCTAGACTAACTTTACATCTCCTACTGTTCAATTCTCTTTTTTGCCTTCCCTCTGTCCCAAACCAGCCCTAACTAAGGCTCTATGTCCTGTGACCCTTCATTACAGGggactcctgctctccttccctgcccacccaaAACACAGCAAACCCTGCAGGAGGCGGGGACAGGGTCCTTAAAAGGTGAGGGCGAGTGCTTGCAATCTCCAGAGGAGCAGAGGCAAGAGCCCAGTGCTGTCTGAGCCCTGAGACCAAACCCCTCCCACCACCAGCCCCGACATCGAGGGCCAGGACGCCGTGCTGTCCTGAGAGCCAGCCAGCAGCGTCTGGGCATCCTCACTCTGAGAAGGTGGCAAATCCTTTCCTGGAAGGCATTGAAGTTGGTTCTACACCCTAAGCCTTCATCTCATCATCACAGGGGCCTctgtttggttttataaaaatgcaagctATACAGGGTCTTTTTCTGGTGCTCATTCTTTGAAGGGATAGAGGACAGAGTGTTTTTGTTGGTGGtgattttgttgtttccttttcggtttgggttgtgttttttgcTAATTTTGCCCCACCCCATAAAAAGCAGTGCTAcccagaggcagggggaggggacggaggagCACGGGATGGCTGAGCACAGACCCTGCCCTTCTCCGCCTACCCCAGCTGTTGCCAGTGGTTCCCATCTCCAAACCTGAGGGATGAAGGAGGGGCGGGGGAGAAGTTTCTCAATGCACCAAGAGGCACTGCTCCCGGCCCCAGAGCGCCAACCTCTGGCCCTGTCGTCAGCCTGCACTGCTGCAGCCATGGGAGGGAGGGACGCTGGCAGGACTCAAGCCTTTCCACTGGTGGCCTCTTGCAGCTGCACCCCAGGATGTAAAGCCCTGAGTCGGGCTCCGAAGGCTTCATTTCTACCCTGACTTCTCCAGTGAGGATTTGAGTAGGCTCCATGTGGAAATGGCCACAAAACATGTGCAATCCCTCAAGACCATTGGTGACAAAGACATGGCCAAGAGAGGCAGGACCCTCGAGCCTCACTTCTGCTCAAGAGGAGCGCAGCTGCCTCCCTGGCCAGAGCAGAGACCCAGACATCCAGCGAAGCCCTCAACGTAGGGAGGCTTTTCCCTTTGACTCCAAGGTGCTGGGACCCAGATAACACGCCAGAGCTTGcagctcctcccctgccccacccccagcagttGTCTCCGTCCTGCTTCGGACCTGGGGACCTCTGCAGGTGGTTCCTGTTCTGATCCCCAGGGCGAGGCTATTCTCTGGCTGGTGAGGACGGCGCTGCCCTTAGGGTCCTGGTCCCGCCGATCCCCTTGTCCCCGTAAGGTGGAGGGGTGATGCAGAAGGACGGAGGGGCTGGGCGGTGGGGACAACAGCAGCAGGGTCAGAGGAAGGTGGCAGCATCTCAGACCAcggcggaggaggaggatggagatgCTGAGGAGGCCGCTGAGGAGGACGGCGAGGAGGGGCTGTTCCAGAACAGCCACCGCCGCTTGGGCTGCCGTTTCAGGTGCAGGTAGTCCTCCTTCTCTCGCTCCTTCCGCGCCCGCTGGTAGTGATCCTCCTCCTTCAGGTACCAGACGGGCGGCCACCGGTGCTTCTCGAAATACTCCTGGTTTTCTGGAGCGGAGCGCAGTGGGGCTCGGTTAGAAGGACAGCAGAGGGACACCGGGAGCCCAGGACCTGCGGGGTGCCCAGAGGGTGCCAGCCCCGCCCCGCCACGCCACGTGGCCCTGCAGCGAgagccccgcccggccccgccccccacgCCCGCCCCCGTGGCCCATGGTGCCCCGCACACACGAGAAATGCCCAGGGAGCAGAGGCGACAGTAAGCACCGGGAAGGCCCTTCCAGCTGTGTTTTCCCCCAAGACGGAGGGGAGACCTAGAGGGGAGACTAGACGGGGCTTCCTGTGTGCTGGGAAGGAAACAGGCCAAGACGAAGAACGAGGGAGGACAGGTAAGCAGCGCTGGGCCGAAGGTACTCGGCCAAGGAAGGGGATGAGCATGGAAGGTTCCGAGGGGACTCGGGAGGTCCGGCCACGGCAGGACACGGGTCaggctgggggtcggggggaggCCGGCCTCATTCTGAAGGGTGTGGGGAGCCACAGAAGGCTTGGAACCAGGGCGGTGAAGCAGTTGGACCTgtgctttagaaagaaaatgctaGAAGGGTTGTAACAACGTGAAAGCGAGGAGAGAACCGCGTGGCAGGAGCGGTAGGGTGCTGCAGCCTCGCGGAAGCGGGGAGGAGGGTCACAGCAGGGTGTGGGGAGCCCAGTGAAGACCCCTCGGGGCTGCCAGCGACACCTCTCCCCGGAGCCCGTGCAGTTCCATTGGCTCTAAGACCTGAGGAATTAATTAAGAAGAGACCCAGCCGCGGGAGCCCTCCGAGTACGTCCAGCTGGGTGGTCCGTGCTGTGGACTGCGCCCATGCCTGAGCTGTGAGATCAATTTAGTGGGTCAtgaacagcattttaaaaaaagtatatacttttctacgtgtttctgtgtgtgtcctGAGTCacagtataaaatgtatttcttactgtggTGTCCTGTCCAGAAAAGCCTGAAAACTACCAACTCTAGTCCAACATCCTCTCTGTAGCCCTGAGAAATGGAAGCCTAGATAGAGAGGCAGAGCGAGCGCCCTCCAGGCCAGCGCTTTTCCTGGGGCCCCCTCTGCTGGGCTGGAGGCTCTTCTGCAggctacccccacccccaaggtCAAAGTGGGGTTAAATCCAAGCTGTGGACCCAAGTGGAATCCCATTCAGCATGAGGGGGAGAGCAGCAGGAGCTGCCAGGGCTGGCCCTAGATGCTCACCTGGGGACATGGCCTTCATGTCTCGGGGGAACTTGCGGCACACGTTGTTGTAGTTGGTGCAGATGTGATGGAGACACCAGTCAGCCAGCTGGTATGCACAGTGGAACTGCGGGCGGAATGGAAGGGTGTCTGTCCTGGGACCCAGAGGCGGAGGTCTGCATGGACACCTGCAGCTGTCCCCTGTCCCCCCAGCTGCTGACATCCACAGCCCTATGTGGTGGCTTCCTATTGCATCTGCCCTCCTCAGATCCTACCCCACGTGGCGTTCTGCCCCTTCCCATCAGGGGCCAAAGCTGTCCATACTGAGGTGGGGACAAGCAGGTGCAGGGAGCTGACTTTCCCAGGTGTGTCTGCAAGCCTTGAATCAGCTATGCTTTAACTCTGCAGACTAATCTTTGGTTGGTTGTATTTCTGGCACTGCGAGGGCCAGCGTGGGCGAGTTTGCTTGTCTGTCTGGGATGAGGGGCTGGGCACTTAATTTCAGATCGAGAGTCCTCATTGCCCCCTACATGACTTCAGGCAGGCAGCAATGTCTAGACCTGAGACAGGAGTTCCCTCCCCAGCTCTATGTTGCCTGAAGTCTCAGCCTTTTCCTCCCTGGGCCAGCTCTCCTCTGGGCATGTCAGGGAGTTCTCTAGCTGCTTCCTGGCGTGGAGGGTGAGATAGGCTCTGCCCAGTCAGGGATCTGCGTCTGACAACAGGTTCTCTTCCTACCCaccacctcccagccctccccattTGCCACCAATGGGCAGACAGAGCCTCAAGTTGAAACTGCCATAGATTCCTTCCCCTGCTGTGATACCTGAGCCAGTTCCAGGAACACAAGGACGTCCCCATCGATGTCCACCATCATCTGGGTTGCTTCCATCAGCCCGGTCACTGTGTACTGCTCTGTGACACACACAGCCAGCAATCAGCTGAAGAATCACATGAACGGACCTGCACTCACACCCCAGCAGGGGCTCACTGCAGGGCAAAGAAATCAGGGCCAGAGGCAAGTCCCGACAGGCTGGGGAAAGGCCACGGCTGATTTAAATCTGTTCCCACCGGAGGGAGACCAGGAGGAGAGCAAGACTTTCTCAGAGGGGCGTGGGTGGGAAGTGAAGGAGGACATTAGAATCATCTAAGATTTTCCAAACTACATGTGTCCCATCACAAAGTCTGATATACGCAGGATGGAAGTCCCCAATCGAGTCAGCCACTGATACAGACGGGAGAGGGTAATTAAGCCtcacatttttttgaaaagaaaaaaggctaaGAACTGTGAGTTTAACTATGGGTTAAACCtggttgtttgttttaatttaaattttgtaacaAATTGTGTACTAACCTTGCATTTTATGTTACAACATTTGTATTGAAGAATACCATTGGTTCTGAATTTCAATTAGAGACATCAGTATAAACTCATGAggtgttttatctttaaaaagataagtaTGTTTCCCAGCTCTGTCCACAGAAGAGACCTAGAAACGATAATCATTCCAGTGGCAATGAGCATTCCTACTGCACAGAAATACCATTTCCATTTCAAGCTATGAGAAACCAGGACTTCTTGGAAGAATAGGTGATTCCAGGTCTGGGGCATGAAAAATACAAGAGGAATCTAGAACATCTCATCATCCCAGAGAGCAAGGAAGCCCAAAGACTCTGGAGCAACTCACAGAGACTCCTGCTGCCTAAGAGTACAGTATTTAAGCTTCAGTAAGGATAATTGCAATTAGTTGAAACCAGTCAAGTGTGTTCAATTCTAAGAGTTCAtaatactacttaaaaaaatcCAACCTAATGGGTCACCTTCAAAGgatgataggaaaaaaatttatcttgaaaactggttaaaaaaaaaaaaggaacgaaTCAAGCATTCATCTGCCTGCCTTTCCTACGTGAACTATGCCACTGGGTAGCCTAACAGTAGATGCAGGGAAGGTTCTCTCTTTTTGGAAGTATTCCAATAGATAAACAAATAAGGAATGAACAAATTGGAATATTATCATTTCATAATACCTAATAAATTGATGGATCCAGGCAGTGCCACTCAGTGGTTGCTAAtatcacaaaagaaagaaaaatagacaatctATGCCTTTTGATGAAGAAGGGAAACAACCTATGAAGTTGTCTTGCCAAAAGAAAACTGAATGTGCACCAGATCTAGCTTCTAGATCCAACTACCGGTTTACAGGAAATAGGGCAGACAGACGGATACATTGAATGACACTatagaaatgaaatcagcaaATATCTAGATCATGGAAAACTCTACAGGAACAAAAGATCAGTGTTTGGCTTTTTATCAACAAATGAAGTGCAAGAGAAAAAATTGGTTTTAatggacaagaaaaagaaacttaagtttaagaaacttaaaagatatataaaaaataaaaccatgctGTAGTGTTTAAGGATGTACAGTTGGATGATAAAACGATTAAGTTTTATAGTAAGAGTAATGAAGTAGATCCATTAAAAGTACCATTAAAAAGGACTACTGGGCAGAGCGGTTCCTCTTCGGGAGCAGGGACAGGTGGATGACTTCTAGTGGCTGGCAAGGTTCCAGCTCCTGACATGAGTCATGATTAGAAAGGCATTTTGCTTTATAATAACTCATTAAACTGAACATATGTTTCATGCACTTTTATGTATCTGTGTTATAGTTAACATTAAAGTTTTAAGTTTGAATAGCTTCATAGGAAGCATATCTCACAAAACGTAAGGCATCACCAATTATACAAAACTTGGCATCTTCCACTGATCCGTATCAAAgtagatatatacatttttatatatgttttctggTGTGCATGGACCACTTCATGGGAAATATTATCCAACGTAATTTTGTATAAGCCTTTCCATGAGCAGTgcagtttaacatttttaatgactaCCGTGTACAAATTACCTACATGTGCTTAACCAGTGGTACTTCTTTGAGTTGCTTGCAATTGCCTTCCATGATGAAATGAACTTATAGAAAtacctttacatattttttcccctttgggtcaCTTCTTTGGAGATAATCTTTTAAAAGTGGaattattccatctaagaattTGAAGTTTTATGTGCTCTGGGAAGACCCCACCATTTTCCACAGACAGCAAAGGATGACGTACTGTGATAGCTGTCATCTCCAGAACCCTCTCGTTCTCCCTGCCCAAAGTCCCTTTGCCCCCAGCTGGGGCCTGGAATCCCTGTGCAGGCTCAGCTCTTAATATTCCAGTTCTGATCAACAATTTCCACCTTGTTCCTGTGACCAAGCTCCCCCACTTATAATTCATTTGTCTTCATGAGATTGCTGTTTTCCCTCATATCTGAGCCCCAGCCTTGATCGTCCACCCAGGGCCCCAGCAGCTCTGATACTGGGTCCTTCTCTGAACCT harbors:
- the LOC138393723 gene encoding tumor necrosis factor receptor superfamily member 10A-like, with the protein product MDRVFSWCRRRSPRGPGAEDNACNEILSNRDSCSTLDSQQKMEIQEPAVLTGVTVMSPRESEHLLGQAEAEGPHRRRLLVPANGADPTDTLRLSFDYFSHVVPFNSWNSLMRLMGLTDNDIQVARASAACTEDALYEMLMRWVKKVGRKASVHSLLEALERLGERYAKETIEAHLVGSGMFIYREDEAGSAVS